The following proteins come from a genomic window of Eretmochelys imbricata isolate rEreImb1 chromosome 11, rEreImb1.hap1, whole genome shotgun sequence:
- the SEC22A gene encoding vesicle-trafficking protein SEC22a isoform X5: MFPMLLWLSYISLHSARFSLNRLAMSMILSASVVRVRDGLPLSASTDYEQSMGMQQCRKYFKTLSKKLAQLPDRCMLKAGQYNISFISSLGVSYMMLCTENYPSVLAFCFLDELQKEFITTYNMMRTNTAIRPYCFIEFDNFIQRTKQRYNNPRSLSTKINLADMQTEIKLRPPYQISMSELGSTNGFAHLSAAEFKGTGKISTAPHQRLEAVTLPGIVSFILSLLCGALNLIRGFHAIESLLQAQGIS, encoded by the exons atgtTTCCTATGTTACTTTGGTTAAGTTACATCAGTCTccattcagcaag gttttCATTAAATCGGTTGGCAATGTCTATGATCTTATCTGCCTCAGTGGTCCGTGTTAGAGATGGGCTCCCGCTATCTGCCTCTACAGATTATGAGCAAAGCATGGGAATGCAGCaatgtagaaaatattttaaaacgcTCTCAAAGAAGCTTGCTCAGCTTCCTGATAGATGTATGCTGAAAGCTGGCCAGTATAATATAAG tttTATTAGCTCTCTGGGAGTGAGCTACATGATGCTGTGCACTGAAAATTACCCCAGTGTTCTGGCTTTCTGCTTCCTGGATGAGCTTCAGAAAGAGTTCATCACcacatacaatatgatgaggACAAATACTGCCATCCGGCCATACTGTTTCATAGAGTTTG ATAATTTTATTCAAAGGACCAAGCAGAGATATAATAACCCACGGTCTCTGTCGACAAAGATAAATCTTGCTGACATGCAGACAGAAATCAAGCTGAGACCACCTTATCAAATTTCCATGTCTGAACTTGGTTCAACTAATGGATTTGCACACTTATCTGCTGCAGAGTTTAAGGGTACTGGTAAGATATCTACTG CTCCTCATCAACGACTGGAAGCTGTTACTTTGCCAGGGATTGTTTCATTTATACTGAGCCTGTTATGTGGGGCTTTGAATTTAATTAGAGGGTTTCATGCCATAGAAAGTCTTCTGCAG GCCCAGGGCATTTCCTGA